A portion of the Candidatus Binataceae bacterium genome contains these proteins:
- a CDS encoding sigma 54-interacting transcriptional regulator: protein MDTSTDIARNQLIYELGNAFTSHLGLEELIPLVITKCREVLNADGVSILLLDEARNELYFPYVSEDDPAVAARLRGLRFPADRGVAGAVLASGRAEKVDDPQSDPRFYSGVDRKTGVTTRSLLAAPLFAGQTRLGVIEAVNHRDGTPFGSSDLSLLEKLAESVAVAIHNARRFGEVKESAEQLRVQVGALRRDLARRDRFNEIVTASPSMLEVFRLMESAAFSSIPVLLEGETGTGKELVARAIHRASPRADGPFVAVNCAALPEALLESELFGHRRGAFTGAVDDQPGLFRAAAGGVILLDEIGEMPRAMQAKLLRVLQESEVTPIGDTRPVKVNVRVISATNRDLSAALGSGAFREDLYYRLAVFPIKLPPLRERREDIPLLAARFLDVAAQRHAKNLRGFAPGVVELLARAPWPGNVRELQNEMERAAALAADGQAVGFEHLSPGLRAAAGAGAPAAPSPLGSPVRPPAPVNDGTLPSAGAIASLAEVRAAAERQYIAEILGRHGGNVSHAAAALGVSRVALQKKMKRYSLR from the coding sequence ATGGACACTTCGACTGACATCGCCCGCAACCAATTGATCTACGAGTTGGGCAACGCTTTCACCTCGCATCTGGGACTCGAGGAATTGATCCCGCTGGTCATCACCAAGTGCCGCGAGGTCCTCAACGCCGACGGCGTTTCGATCCTGTTGCTCGACGAAGCGCGCAACGAGCTGTACTTCCCCTATGTTTCGGAAGATGACCCTGCGGTGGCCGCGCGGCTGCGCGGCTTGCGCTTTCCGGCCGACCGCGGAGTGGCTGGCGCCGTGCTGGCCAGCGGCCGCGCTGAGAAAGTGGACGACCCGCAGAGCGACCCGCGCTTCTATTCGGGTGTCGATCGCAAGACCGGGGTGACGACCAGATCGCTCCTGGCCGCGCCGTTGTTCGCCGGCCAAACCCGCCTGGGCGTAATCGAGGCGGTCAACCATCGCGACGGTACTCCCTTCGGCAGCAGCGATCTCAGCCTGCTCGAAAAACTCGCGGAAAGCGTGGCCGTGGCGATTCACAACGCCCGCCGCTTCGGCGAGGTCAAGGAATCGGCTGAGCAGTTGCGCGTGCAGGTGGGCGCGCTGCGCCGCGACCTCGCCCGGCGCGACCGCTTCAACGAGATAGTCACCGCGAGCCCTTCGATGCTGGAGGTTTTCCGGCTGATGGAGAGCGCGGCGTTCTCATCGATCCCGGTCCTGCTCGAAGGCGAGACCGGCACCGGCAAGGAACTGGTCGCCCGCGCGATCCATCGCGCCAGCCCGCGCGCCGACGGCCCCTTCGTCGCGGTCAATTGCGCGGCGCTGCCCGAGGCGCTGCTCGAGAGCGAGCTGTTCGGTCATCGCCGCGGCGCCTTCACCGGCGCGGTTGACGATCAGCCGGGCCTGTTCCGCGCCGCCGCCGGCGGGGTCATCCTGCTCGACGAAATCGGCGAGATGCCGCGTGCGATGCAGGCCAAGCTGCTGCGGGTGCTCCAGGAGAGCGAAGTCACGCCGATCGGGGACACCCGGCCGGTCAAGGTCAATGTGCGCGTGATTTCGGCCACCAACCGCGACCTCAGCGCAGCGCTGGGGAGCGGCGCGTTCCGTGAGGACCTCTACTACCGGCTCGCGGTCTTTCCGATCAAACTGCCTCCGCTGCGCGAACGGCGCGAGGATATCCCGCTGCTCGCTGCTCGCTTCCTCGATGTAGCGGCCCAGCGGCATGCCAAAAACCTGCGCGGTTTCGCTCCGGGCGTGGTCGAGTTGCTCGCACGCGCCCCATGGCCGGGCAATGTGCGTGAGCTTCAGAACGAAATGGAGCGGGCGGCAGCGCTCGCCGCCGACGGCCAAGCCGTCGGTTTTGAGCATCTTTCGCCCGGCTTGCGCGCCGCCGCTGGCGCCGGCGCACCGGCGGCGCCGTCACCTCTCGGTTCACCGGTCAGGCCTCCCGCTCCGGTCAACGACGGCACGCTGCCGAGCGCGGGTGCGATTGCCTCGCTTGCGGAGGTGCGCGCGGCGGCTGAGCGGCAGTATATCGCCGAGATTCTCGGGCGACATGGCGGCAACGTCTCACACGCGGCCGCGGCACTCGGAGTTTCGCGGGTTGCCCTACAAAAGAAGATGAAAAGGTACAGTCTGCGCTAA
- a CDS encoding Tad domain-containing protein: MARGQAMFLITAALPAIIGSLTLVLDVGDFYYNQTGLQTAADTAVLAGATFLPADAAAAESAARDYVTRNGVKSDEITSVSVASGNKSISMSVARTMPCYFCVLLGMANADARSAVTLHASATAAAQAVRSANGAVPLGVDYQTSYTYGTQMVLKSGQVGPGNWGPLAFGGTGASNYQSNVQNGYSGAVSIGDMVQTEPGNIVGPTRTAVQYRLSMGQNQYSTGTFQSHDPNDPRIMLIPLMDFAGANGRSSVQVMGFAVVWVSSIDSNGAITCYFIQQSVPSAKPDSSLTSGGATTPTLIG, encoded by the coding sequence ATGGCCAGGGGACAGGCAATGTTCCTGATCACGGCGGCCCTGCCGGCCATCATCGGTTCGCTGACTCTCGTCCTCGATGTCGGCGACTTCTACTACAACCAGACAGGTCTGCAGACGGCGGCGGACACCGCGGTCCTGGCGGGCGCGACCTTTCTGCCGGCCGACGCCGCAGCGGCCGAATCGGCCGCGCGCGATTATGTCACCCGCAACGGCGTCAAGTCGGACGAAATAACGTCGGTGTCGGTGGCCTCCGGCAACAAATCGATCAGCATGAGCGTGGCGCGCACGATGCCGTGCTACTTCTGCGTGCTGCTCGGGATGGCCAACGCCGACGCCCGCTCGGCGGTCACGCTGCATGCCAGCGCAACGGCCGCCGCCCAGGCGGTGCGCTCCGCAAACGGCGCGGTTCCGCTCGGCGTCGACTACCAGACCAGCTACACCTACGGGACCCAGATGGTGCTCAAGAGCGGCCAGGTCGGTCCCGGCAACTGGGGCCCGCTGGCCTTTGGCGGCACCGGCGCCTCGAATTACCAGTCCAATGTTCAGAACGGCTACTCGGGTGCGGTGAGCATCGGCGACATGGTCCAGACCGAACCCGGCAACATCGTCGGCCCCACCCGCACCGCGGTCCAGTACCGCCTCAGCATGGGGCAGAATCAATATTCCACCGGCACTTTCCAGAGCCACGATCCCAACGATCCGCGGATCATGCTGATCCCGCTGATGGACTTTGCGGGTGCCAACGGCCGGTCGTCAGTGCAGGTGATGGGCTTTGCGGTGGTGTGGGTCTCCTCGATCGACTCCAACGGTGCGATCACCTGCTACTTCATCCAGCAGTCGGTCCCCAGCGCGAAGCCCGACAGCAGCTTGACCTCGGGCGGCGCTACGACGCCCACCCTTATTGGTTGA
- a CDS encoding sigma-54 dependent transcriptional regulator — MRSVLDNRFDHFAASIEELSERLACAGVPFAEVTLTLHLCKQSISSVCADELSPERYRLLDSLTQIRAALLAEAYFRARSQHAQDETRAQQSANKGKGAEFYGLVGRSAAMRRIFDRIAAAARTRGTVLLVGESGTGKELVARAIHEAGMRAGAPFVAVNCPAIPRDLIESELFGHRRGAFSGANLDHPGLFRSADGGTLLLDEVTEMSLETQSKLLRVLQERSVRPVGSTTEIPVDVRLIASTNRRPDAAVRMGLIRQDLYYRLQASVIEIPPLRERCEDIPPLANHFVRLFNARAARPTAVSGIDAEAMAALLRYSWPGNVRELSNAIESAITFGRGERIGLDDLPAAIRDNEPAFFAGEGVAQASEVAVAGESRPPTTFEETERELIVRTLRIAGNNKTLAAELLHISRKKLYARLARYGLKTGNRRANREHLLSPPLAAKIG; from the coding sequence ATGCGGTCGGTCCTGGATAATCGCTTCGACCATTTCGCCGCCAGCATCGAAGAGTTGAGCGAACGGCTGGCCTGCGCCGGAGTGCCGTTTGCCGAAGTCACCCTCACGCTGCATCTGTGCAAGCAGAGCATCTCGTCGGTCTGCGCCGACGAGCTTTCGCCCGAGCGCTACAGGCTCCTGGACAGCCTGACTCAGATTCGTGCTGCGCTTTTGGCCGAGGCCTACTTCCGCGCGCGCTCCCAGCACGCACAGGATGAGACGCGGGCGCAGCAGTCAGCGAATAAAGGCAAAGGCGCGGAGTTTTACGGCCTGGTCGGCAGGAGCGCCGCGATGCGACGCATCTTCGACCGGATCGCCGCCGCGGCTCGCACGCGGGGCACAGTGCTTCTGGTCGGCGAGAGCGGAACTGGCAAGGAGCTGGTGGCGCGTGCGATTCACGAAGCCGGGATGCGAGCGGGCGCGCCTTTCGTGGCGGTCAACTGCCCGGCTATCCCGCGCGACCTGATCGAGAGCGAACTGTTTGGCCACCGGCGCGGCGCCTTCAGCGGCGCCAACCTCGACCATCCGGGACTATTTCGCTCGGCCGACGGCGGCACGCTGCTACTCGATGAAGTCACCGAGATGAGCCTGGAGACGCAGAGCAAGCTGCTGCGCGTCCTGCAGGAGCGCAGCGTGCGTCCGGTCGGCTCGACGACTGAAATTCCGGTTGACGTGCGGCTCATCGCGTCGACCAATCGACGGCCCGACGCGGCAGTCCGGATGGGGCTGATTCGGCAGGACCTCTATTACCGCCTGCAGGCGAGCGTGATTGAGATTCCGCCGCTGCGCGAGCGCTGCGAGGACATCCCTCCGCTAGCGAACCATTTCGTCCGCCTGTTCAACGCGCGCGCCGCGCGGCCGACCGCGGTCAGCGGGATCGACGCGGAGGCGATGGCCGCGCTGCTGCGGTACTCGTGGCCGGGCAACGTGCGCGAGCTGTCCAACGCCATCGAAAGCGCGATCACCTTCGGCCGCGGCGAGCGGATCGGGCTCGACGACCTGCCGGCGGCGATCCGCGACAACGAGCCGGCCTTCTTCGCGGGCGAAGGCGTTGCACAAGCCAGCGAAGTTGCGGTCGCCGGCGAATCCCGCCCGCCCACGACCTTCGAGGAAACCGAGCGCGAGCTCATCGTGCGCACGCTGCGCATCGCTGGCAACAACAAGACGCTCGCGGCGGAACTCCTGCACATCTCGCGCAAGAAGCTGTATGCGCGCCTGGCCCGCTATGGGCTCAAGACGGGCAACCGGCGCGCCAATCGCGAACACCTCCTCTCGCCCCCGTTGGCCGCCAAAATCGGTTGA
- a CDS encoding cobalamin-independent methionine synthase II family protein has translation MSVLYRAEVIGSMLRPGYLKAARKQMESGRLRVREFKRLEDRAVDEAIALQERCGVDVVTDGEMRRTHFIAPLTDVITGVKPIPAFTRTWRRPHEQDRPAEEVQIQVQYAVVDRIRRTRSLTAEEFAYARGRATRPLKVTLPSPLMMTLRWSPQYSRDAYPDPFDLFADAAEIVRQEAQELAALGCEYIQIDAPELGMLCDPERRREDFAERGMDPDRLLSEGMDLINSVARVPGVTFGLHLCRGNNRGYYVGEGGYEAIASQVFKRAGNFAHWLLEFDDWRSGSFAPLREVPSDKGVVLGLISTKRAELEPADAIVRRIEEASRFVGRERLALSTQCGFGTVWEGNPISESAQEGKLRLVAEIAHRVWS, from the coding sequence ATGTCAGTACTCTATCGCGCGGAAGTGATCGGCTCGATGTTGCGGCCGGGGTATCTCAAGGCCGCGCGCAAACAGATGGAGTCCGGCCGGCTTCGCGTGCGCGAATTCAAGCGCCTCGAGGACCGCGCGGTGGACGAGGCGATCGCGCTCCAGGAGCGCTGCGGCGTCGACGTCGTTACCGACGGCGAGATGCGGCGCACGCACTTCATCGCGCCGCTGACCGACGTTATCACCGGGGTCAAGCCGATCCCCGCCTTCACGCGGACGTGGCGGCGGCCGCACGAGCAGGACCGGCCCGCCGAGGAAGTCCAAATCCAGGTCCAGTACGCAGTGGTGGATCGGATCCGGCGCACGCGCTCGCTTACCGCCGAGGAGTTCGCCTACGCCCGCGGGCGCGCCACCCGACCGCTTAAGGTCACGCTGCCAAGCCCGTTGATGATGACGCTGCGATGGTCGCCGCAGTACTCGCGCGACGCTTATCCCGACCCCTTCGATCTCTTCGCCGACGCCGCCGAAATCGTCCGCCAGGAGGCCCAGGAGCTGGCCGCGCTCGGCTGCGAGTACATCCAGATCGACGCGCCCGAGCTCGGCATGCTGTGCGATCCGGAGCGCCGGCGCGAGGACTTCGCCGAGCGCGGGATGGATCCCGACCGGCTGCTCAGCGAAGGGATGGATCTAATCAATTCGGTAGCCCGGGTTCCGGGCGTCACGTTCGGACTCCATCTATGCCGCGGCAACAACCGCGGCTACTACGTTGGCGAGGGCGGTTATGAGGCGATCGCGTCGCAGGTTTTCAAGCGCGCTGGCAACTTCGCCCATTGGCTGCTCGAATTCGACGATTGGCGCTCGGGCTCCTTCGCACCCCTGCGCGAAGTGCCTTCCGACAAGGGCGTGGTGCTCGGTCTGATCTCGACCAAGCGTGCCGAGCTGGAGCCGGCCGACGCGATCGTGCGGCGCATCGAAGAGGCCAGCCGCTTCGTCGGGCGCGAGCGGCTCGCGCTCTCAACCCAATGCGGCTTCGGCACGGTATGGGAGGGCAATCCGATTTCCGAATCGGCGCAGGAAGGCAAGCTGCGCCTGGTCGCCGAGATCGCGCATCGCGTGTGGTCCTAG